From a single Oceanobacillus kimchii X50 genomic region:
- a CDS encoding GNAT family N-acetyltransferase, producing the protein MQIRNIQSSDYYTISPLVNEWWGGREMSDMLPKLFFNHFNDTSFIVEDDEEAVVGFLIGFLSQSKKNTAYIHFVGVHPDYRNQQVAKKLYNTFFKVIQQKGRNIVRSVTSPVNKGSIAFHKQMGFNIEEGDKEVEGIEVASNYDGHGQDRVLFMKRV; encoded by the coding sequence TTGCAAATAAGAAACATCCAAAGTTCAGATTATTATACTATATCCCCATTAGTAAATGAGTGGTGGGGAGGTAGGGAAATGTCAGATATGTTACCTAAATTATTTTTTAATCATTTTAATGATACAAGCTTTATAGTGGAAGACGATGAAGAAGCAGTAGTAGGGTTTTTAATTGGATTCTTATCACAAAGTAAGAAAAATACGGCATATATTCATTTTGTTGGTGTACATCCCGATTATCGTAACCAGCAGGTAGCGAAAAAATTATATAATACTTTTTTTAAGGTGATTCAACAGAAAGGAAGAAACATTGTCCGCTCGGTAACATCTCCGGTCAATAAAGGGTCTATAGCTTTTCATAAACAGATGGGATTTAATATTGAAGAAGGGGATAAAGAAGTAGAGGGAATTGAAGTTGCTTCTAATTATGATGGACACGGACAAGACAGGGTCTTATTTATGAAAAGAGTTTAG
- the clpP gene encoding ATP-dependent Clp endopeptidase proteolytic subunit ClpP, with protein sequence MNTVPYVIEQSNRGERSYDIFSRLLKDRIIMVSDEINDQMANSIVAQLLFLAAEDADKDISLYINSPGGSTSAGFAIFDTMQYIKPDVRTICTGMAASFGAMLLLAGAKGKRFALPNSEIMLHQPLGGARGQATEIDISAKRIIKLREKINQIIAERTGQSVEKVRKDTDRDYFLTAKEAKEYGLIDEII encoded by the coding sequence ATGAATACAGTACCTTATGTGATTGAACAATCGAATCGTGGGGAGAGATCCTACGATATTTTTTCCAGACTGTTAAAAGATCGAATTATAATGGTAAGTGATGAAATAAATGATCAGATGGCAAATAGTATTGTAGCTCAGCTATTGTTTTTAGCAGCAGAAGATGCAGACAAAGATATCTCTCTTTATATAAATAGTCCTGGCGGTTCGACTTCTGCTGGCTTTGCGATTTTTGATACGATGCAATATATAAAACCAGATGTTCGAACTATTTGTACGGGAATGGCGGCGTCGTTTGGAGCTATGTTGTTATTGGCTGGAGCCAAGGGAAAACGTTTTGCACTCCCCAATAGTGAGATCATGCTCCATCAACCGCTTGGAGGTGCGCGTGGCCAGGCAACAGAAATTGATATTTCTGCGAAGCGGATAATTAAATTAAGAGAAAAAATCAATCAAATAATTGCTGAACGCACGGGGCAATCCGTGGAGAAGGTAAGAAAAGATACCGATCGTGATTACTTTTTGACTGCAAAGGAAGCAAAAGAATATGGATTGATTGACGAGATTATATAA
- a CDS encoding TetR/AcrR family transcriptional regulator: MKKSKKREDLLDAAEALFYKQGFHTIGIKQILNEANVATMTMYNHFDSKEELITEVLKRREKIYFDLLKSHTSGQTDVEAYIESLIDFHVDWLVKDGFNGCLFLRAKQEYEGINEDITSLSVEYKQKLIDKISQDLASLNMEDNYSASMQITLILEGATSMFQILGTEVTRRETKKVVSKLIGK, from the coding sequence ATGAAGAAATCAAAGAAAAGAGAAGATTTATTGGATGCAGCGGAAGCTCTTTTTTACAAACAAGGATTTCATACGATTGGCATTAAGCAAATTTTAAACGAAGCTAATGTGGCGACAATGACAATGTATAATCATTTCGATTCGAAAGAAGAATTAATTACAGAAGTATTGAAGCGTAGAGAGAAAATTTATTTTGATTTGTTAAAGTCTCATACATCAGGGCAAACAGATGTAGAAGCCTATATAGAATCATTAATTGATTTTCATGTTGACTGGCTTGTAAAGGATGGTTTTAATGGTTGTTTATTTTTACGAGCAAAACAAGAGTACGAAGGAATTAATGAAGATATTACTTCATTAAGTGTTGAGTATAAGCAGAAATTAATTGATAAAATTAGTCAAGACCTGGCTAGTTTAAATATGGAAGATAACTATTCTGCCAGCATGCAAATCACACTTATCTTAGAAGGTGCGACTTCCATGTTTCAAATTTTAGGTACGGAAGTGACCAGAAGAGAAACAAAAAAGGTTGTATCGAAGTTGATTGGAAAATAG
- a CDS encoding GNAT family N-acetyltransferase, producing the protein MYKSNVEVRLMKELNTDVRREVAQVFVDGYDKELSFLSKDEEKLVSAFQQMICPEVFYIGILDNEIVGILACSNNKQRAITIKQEVLKEHFGSWKGRIAYRFMKDEFNSKLLFGNEAGYIECVATKEKSRGKGVSTALFNDMLVHAPHQHYMLEVVDTNVAARKMYSKLGFIETKRKKERFSSLKGFKERIYMERYS; encoded by the coding sequence ATGTATAAATCTAACGTTGAGGTAAGACTAATGAAGGAATTAAATACTGATGTGAGAAGGGAAGTGGCACAGGTATTTGTAGATGGTTATGATAAGGAGTTATCTTTTCTTTCGAAGGACGAGGAAAAGTTAGTCAGTGCTTTTCAACAAATGATTTGTCCAGAAGTATTTTATATTGGAATTTTAGATAATGAAATTGTAGGAATTCTAGCCTGTTCAAATAATAAACAACGAGCAATAACAATAAAGCAAGAAGTACTCAAAGAACATTTTGGATCCTGGAAAGGTCGTATAGCATACCGCTTTATGAAAGATGAATTTAATAGTAAGCTTCTTTTTGGAAATGAAGCTGGCTATATTGAATGTGTTGCAACTAAGGAAAAATCAAGGGGAAAAGGTGTATCTACGGCTTTATTTAACGATATGTTAGTGCACGCTCCACATCAACACTATATGTTAGAAGTAGTAGATACCAATGTAGCAGCTCGCAAAATGTATTCTAAGTTAGGATTTATAGAAACAAAGCGGAAGAAAGAACGGTTTTCTTCTTTAAAAGGTTTTAAGGAGAGAATCTATATGGAGAGATATTCATAG
- a CDS encoding alpha/beta hydrolase, translated as MKGSTGAPVVILTGMGCSFYEWHSVSESLCKTNRVLMYHRPGLGRSQLQDDNRNTRKAVQELFNLIECLDFKEPIILVGHSYGGLCAQHFLKKYPYLVGGLILVDSTSVDLHELDELDLPLLNKDSTDEIWIQKCMEYSTMSEDEIFHELQPSLTEKEKQLPTEIQRNILTFSLNPLLYKAMASEIRNWKYDAEHIKHLHNPKNTPLIVIGRDKQFNIQTGINDGSPKSELELFENTWHQLIIDQLSLSCHSELIIAENASHNVHLDRPDVIEKAVGKVVSQLY; from the coding sequence TTGAAAGGATCAACTGGAGCACCAGTTGTCATTTTAACTGGCATGGGTTGTTCTTTTTACGAATGGCACAGTGTTAGTGAATCGCTTTGTAAAACAAATAGGGTGCTAATGTATCATAGACCAGGACTAGGAAGAAGTCAGTTGCAGGATGATAATCGAAATACTAGAAAAGCAGTTCAAGAATTATTTAATCTTATAGAATGCTTGGATTTTAAAGAACCAATAATCCTTGTTGGCCATTCATATGGAGGTTTGTGTGCCCAACATTTTCTAAAAAAGTATCCATATTTAGTAGGTGGATTAATACTAGTAGATTCTACATCTGTTGACTTACATGAGTTAGATGAGCTTGATCTACCTCTTTTGAATAAGGATTCTACAGATGAAATTTGGATACAAAAATGTATGGAATATTCTACTATGAGTGAGGATGAAATATTTCATGAGTTACAACCAAGTTTAACTGAAAAAGAAAAACAATTACCAACTGAAATTCAACGAAACATTTTAACATTTTCTCTAAATCCACTTCTATATAAAGCCATGGCATCCGAAATAAGAAATTGGAAATATGATGCGGAGCACATAAAACACTTGCATAATCCAAAAAACACACCGTTGATTGTTATAGGACGGGACAAACAATTCAATATCCAGACTGGTATAAATGACGGGTCCCCAAAGTCAGAACTGGAGTTGTTTGAAAATACCTGGCATCAACTAATTATTGATCAGCTTTCGTTAAGTTGTCACAGCGAACTAATCATCGCAGAAAACGCGAGTCACAATGTCCATTTGGATAGACCAGATGTTATCGAAAAAGCAGTAGGCAAGGTCGTTTCTCAATTGTATTAA
- the nsrR gene encoding nitric oxide-sensing transcriptional repressor NsrR, translating to MNLKKYTDYALRVLIFTGLKSDQELANIKEIAEVYQISQEHLRKVVHELTKKELVVTIRGRNGGIKLAKPASEINIGHLIRQLENDFVLLECFDKGTNHCVISPGCTLKHVINKALVAFFKVLEEYTLEDLIKNEEELLALMGIEKND from the coding sequence ATGAATTTAAAAAAATATACCGACTATGCATTGCGAGTATTGATTTTTACTGGTTTAAAATCGGATCAAGAGCTTGCGAATATTAAGGAAATAGCTGAAGTATATCAGATATCACAAGAGCACCTGAGGAAAGTTGTACATGAGTTAACGAAAAAAGAATTAGTTGTCACGATTCGTGGGAGAAATGGTGGGATTAAGCTAGCAAAACCCGCTTCAGAGATAAATATAGGACATTTAATTCGACAGTTAGAGAATGATTTTGTTTTATTGGAGTGCTTTGATAAAGGGACAAACCATTGTGTTATTTCTCCTGGATGTACACTCAAACATGTGATTAATAAAGCATTGGTAGCTTTCTTTAAGGTGTTAGAAGAATATACACTTGAGGATTTAATTAAGAATGAAGAAGAATTACTAGCACTAATGGGAATAGAAAAGAATGATTGA
- a CDS encoding steroid Delta-isomerase: protein MPTEQEMKANLQYYLDGFNEGDSEKVISLFAEDARVEDPVGSDPLKGIASIASFFQQSVPSVKRLELAAPIRGSHSNSAAMAFNIYVEIEGKESVIRCIDVMTFNDDGFIIDMKAYWGPEDIQSSLNF from the coding sequence ATGCCAACAGAGCAAGAAATGAAAGCAAACCTGCAATATTATTTAGATGGATTTAATGAAGGGGATTCAGAAAAAGTAATTTCGTTATTTGCAGAAGATGCACGTGTAGAAGATCCTGTTGGGAGTGATCCTTTAAAAGGAATAGCATCCATTGCATCATTCTTTCAACAATCTGTTCCGTCGGTTAAAAGATTGGAATTAGCTGCACCGATACGTGGATCACATAGTAATTCAGCGGCGATGGCATTTAACATTTACGTTGAAATAGAAGGTAAAGAATCGGTTATTCGCTGTATTGATGTGATGACATTTAATGATGACGGATTTATTATTGATATGAAAGCATACTGGGGACCAGAGGATATACAGTCAAGCTTAAATTTTTAA
- a CDS encoding DUF488 domain-containing protein codes for MPIVLQRIYEHSQLDGYRVLVDRVWPRGISKVTANLDDWAKDITPSPTLRKWFNHEPEKFDQFKKEYKKELLENQSKINKLLNLKEIQENQNLILLYAAKDKKHNHVLVLKEVLENYQL; via the coding sequence ATGCCGATTGTCTTACAAAGAATTTATGAACATTCTCAATTAGACGGTTATAGAGTTTTAGTTGATCGAGTGTGGCCTAGAGGAATATCAAAAGTAACCGCTAATTTAGATGACTGGGCGAAAGATATTACCCCTAGTCCAACTCTAAGAAAATGGTTCAATCATGAACCGGAAAAATTTGATCAATTTAAAAAGGAATATAAAAAAGAACTACTTGAAAATCAATCAAAGATAAATAAATTATTAAATTTAAAAGAAATACAGGAAAATCAAAATCTAATTTTGCTTTATGCAGCGAAAGATAAAAAGCATAATCATGTTCTGGTTTTAAAAGAGGTTTTGGAAAATTATCAGCTTTAA
- a CDS encoding acyl-CoA dehydrogenase family protein, translating to MNNLLDLNTTDKRIQLLKNTVASFNERAQKHDKDVSFPFENFKDLQSIGYPSLTIPKEYGGAGISLDELLTYQEIISNADGSTALSIGWHMGIMKYLGENKIWKEEMYSAVANDVIQNGALLNNAATEPATGSPTRGGKPETHAIKQGNKWIINGRKTFTTLSPILTYFVVSATIDETGEVGNFLIKRDKQGVKVEETWDSIAMRGSGSHDLVLKNVHLDEKDLVEMLSSKKRKPAGWLLHIPACYLGIAQAAQKEAIQFAMNYSPNSIEGTISDLPNVKQKMGDLELLLMESKHFLHSIAQQWDNGDENIRVAMGPELGAAKLSVTNKAAQAVDLAMRIVGAKSLSEKNNLQRYYRDVRAGLHNPPMDDMTIIQLADRSMKKNN from the coding sequence ATGAATAATTTACTCGATCTAAATACAACAGATAAACGCATACAATTATTAAAAAATACCGTTGCATCATTTAATGAACGAGCACAAAAACATGATAAAGACGTATCTTTTCCATTTGAAAACTTTAAGGATTTACAATCGATTGGTTATCCTAGTTTGACAATACCAAAAGAATACGGAGGGGCCGGGATATCTTTAGATGAATTACTGACATATCAAGAAATCATTTCAAATGCAGATGGTTCCACCGCTTTATCAATAGGGTGGCATATGGGGATTATGAAATATCTTGGCGAAAATAAAATATGGAAAGAAGAAATGTATTCCGCTGTAGCAAATGATGTTATTCAGAACGGAGCTCTACTCAACAATGCAGCGACAGAACCAGCTACTGGAAGCCCTACACGGGGCGGAAAACCAGAAACGCACGCGATTAAACAAGGTAATAAGTGGATAATTAATGGCAGAAAAACATTCACAACACTATCTCCAATTCTTACTTACTTTGTTGTAAGTGCAACCATTGATGAGACAGGAGAAGTCGGCAATTTCTTAATCAAACGGGATAAACAGGGCGTGAAAGTAGAAGAGACGTGGGATTCTATTGCGATGCGTGGCAGTGGGAGTCATGATCTGGTATTAAAGAATGTTCACCTAGATGAGAAAGATTTAGTTGAGATGCTATCAAGTAAGAAAAGAAAACCAGCTGGTTGGTTACTTCACATACCCGCTTGTTATCTAGGAATTGCTCAAGCAGCACAAAAAGAAGCTATACAATTCGCAATGAATTATTCACCAAATAGTATTGAAGGAACTATTTCTGATTTACCTAATGTAAAACAAAAGATGGGTGACCTTGAATTGTTATTAATGGAATCTAAGCATTTCCTTCATTCCATTGCACAACAATGGGATAATGGCGATGAAAATATTCGTGTTGCGATGGGACCTGAACTTGGTGCAGCAAAACTATCGGTTACTAATAAGGCTGCGCAAGCCGTTGATCTAGCCATGCGAATTGTTGGAGCAAAAAGCTTATCTGAGAAAAACAATTTACAACGCTACTATCGTGACGTTCGAGCGGGATTACACAATCCTCCGATGGATGATATGACAATTATACAGTTAGCTGATAGATCGATGAAAAAGAATAACTAA
- a CDS encoding O-methyltransferase, with protein sequence MKNHSLWNNVDEYFEEKLLPEDKILNQILENNQAAGLPQIDVAPLQGKLLYLLTKMKSARQVLEIGTLGGYSSIWFAKGVTQNGKVVTLEANQTHAEIARKNIENAGFKQTVQVLVGNAIDTLPTLENAGESFDVIFIDADKQNNPKYLEWALRLANEGALLIADNVVRNGEVIDQKSEDERIQGLREFMNMLENEERIESTAIQTVGSKGYDGFVIGIVK encoded by the coding sequence ATGAAAAATCATTCATTATGGAATAATGTAGACGAGTACTTTGAGGAAAAGCTTTTACCTGAAGACAAAATATTAAATCAAATATTAGAGAATAATCAAGCAGCAGGATTACCACAAATTGATGTGGCACCTTTACAAGGGAAGTTATTATACCTATTAACAAAAATGAAGTCCGCGAGACAAGTGTTAGAGATTGGAACATTGGGTGGTTACAGTTCAATATGGTTTGCCAAAGGAGTAACTCAGAATGGTAAAGTAGTAACTTTAGAAGCAAATCAAACCCATGCGGAAATAGCAAGGAAAAATATAGAGAACGCAGGATTCAAACAAACGGTACAAGTGCTTGTTGGAAATGCAATTGATACTCTTCCAACCTTAGAAAATGCAGGCGAGTCTTTTGATGTTATTTTTATTGATGCCGATAAACAAAATAATCCCAAGTATTTAGAATGGGCTTTACGGTTAGCGAATGAAGGGGCGCTCCTTATTGCAGATAATGTTGTGCGAAATGGAGAAGTAATTGATCAAAAAAGTGAAGATGAACGTATCCAAGGGCTAAGAGAATTTATGAATATGCTTGAAAACGAAGAACGTATTGAATCTACTGCTATTCAAACAGTTGGTTCCAAAGGTTATGACGGTTTCGTGATTGGGATAGTGAAGTAA
- a CDS encoding TetR/AcrR family transcriptional regulator translates to MVRSKEQNERMSHVTREKIIEAALSLFAYKGYALTTIKDVSKTAGISTGLIYRHFHSKEELFDTLIEMAIIEIKELINFLDTDINPKDMINSLVEKIIAGIESSELIAHYYLLVSRSFIDNDVTKQQENLKTINLILFQKMSNLIEKGQQLGELKEGNADKLSLLFFSLTQGIASMKLFLEDKFIALESQDLTVFLINEEKGEEYV, encoded by the coding sequence TTGGTAAGGTCGAAAGAGCAAAATGAACGAATGTCGCATGTTACCAGAGAGAAGATTATAGAAGCAGCATTAAGCCTATTTGCATATAAAGGCTATGCATTAACAACAATCAAAGATGTTTCGAAAACGGCTGGCATAAGTACAGGTCTAATTTATAGGCATTTTCATTCAAAAGAAGAACTATTCGACACACTGATTGAAATGGCCATAATAGAAATAAAAGAACTGATAAACTTTTTAGATACAGATATTAACCCTAAGGATATGATAAATAGCTTGGTAGAGAAGATAATCGCTGGAATTGAGTCAAGTGAACTTATCGCCCATTATTATTTGCTGGTATCTCGTTCATTTATTGATAATGATGTCACTAAGCAACAGGAAAACTTGAAAACAATAAATTTAATATTGTTTCAAAAAATGTCTAATCTAATAGAAAAAGGACAACAACTAGGGGAGCTGAAAGAAGGAAATGCTGATAAACTTTCATTGCTTTTCTTCTCATTAACACAAGGAATAGCTAGTATGAAGTTGTTTTTGGAAGATAAGTTTATCGCACTAGAAAGTCAAGATTTAACAGTATTTCTTATTAACGAAGAGAAAGGAGAAGAATATGTATAA
- a CDS encoding sigma factor-like helix-turn-helix DNA-binding protein yields MCARPSTSFREEKQDFLKMYQQLSYYCFFLSQNKWDGEELLQDTIVNALAKYNDSHLWNIGLLKKIAHNNWIDKMRRQRTAPIPQFEHEQIHEEKHGEAEALVRMLLTKLTEKQLSVFLLKEVFNFKNLEIADICGASEVAIKALLYRCRKHISEFDMTDVFCEDSIKEKHAKDFITLVVGVIKADDPYLLIKWIPTLFKENHQVKMLSVKSSTSPCCALSMAA; encoded by the coding sequence ATGTGCGCTAGGCCTAGCACAAGTTTTCGTGAAGAAAAACAAGATTTTTTAAAGATGTATCAGCAACTTTCATATTATTGTTTTTTCTTATCTCAAAATAAATGGGATGGAGAAGAACTACTCCAGGATACGATAGTTAATGCGTTAGCAAAATATAACGATTCACATTTGTGGAATATAGGTTTGCTTAAAAAAATTGCTCATAATAACTGGATAGATAAAATGCGTAGACAACGAACTGCTCCCATACCACAGTTTGAGCATGAACAGATTCATGAAGAAAAACATGGAGAAGCTGAAGCATTAGTAAGGATGTTACTTACTAAATTGACTGAAAAACAACTGTCTGTTTTCTTATTAAAAGAAGTATTTAACTTTAAGAACTTGGAAATAGCGGATATCTGTGGGGCTTCAGAAGTTGCAATAAAAGCTTTATTATATCGATGTAGAAAACATATAAGTGAATTTGATATGACTGATGTTTTCTGTGAAGATTCAATTAAGGAAAAACATGCCAAAGATTTTATCACATTGGTGGTAGGGGTTATTAAAGCAGATGATCCTTATCTTTTAATAAAATGGATTCCAACACTGTTTAAAGAAAATCATCAAGTTAAGATGCTTTCTGTAAAATCATCTACTTCTCCTTGTTGCGCTCTCTCAATGGCAGCTTAA
- a CDS encoding MFS transporter — translation MKSRTLIMAGLPMIAVTYGLSRFSFGLMLPYIRESLSISQSVSGVISSLSYFAYCIAIIMAMIFAIKIGSKNIIMIAGLFSITGLGLIAGSTNSLLLGMGVFIAGLSTGLASPPYADIVSTKINPDKKDQTNSWINSGTSIGTAFTGMIALTMTNDWRQVYIIFAIVAFVVLLLNYFSLPRKNISKKEASPLSFFPYKKEWKNAIGLISASILLGISSAAYWTFSRDYIIGIEQLPTLLGDLFWVLIGLSGLAGGMAGYFVSKIGLTKAYVITIVLLSTASLLLGLFPTNTLSGIISPILFGSSYIFVTGLLIVWGTNTFITNASIGLGVPFLLLALGQVIGSIIAGTISEAIGYPFLFIFSALIGYLTIFIWPKEKNEQEAEPLRGLQ, via the coding sequence ATGAAATCAAGGACATTAATAATGGCTGGATTGCCGATGATAGCAGTAACGTATGGTTTATCAAGATTCAGTTTTGGTTTGATGCTTCCTTATATTCGTGAATCATTATCAATTAGTCAAAGTGTCTCGGGGGTTATTTCATCACTATCGTACTTTGCTTATTGTATTGCCATTATCATGGCGATGATTTTTGCAATTAAGATTGGTTCCAAAAATATCATTATGATAGCTGGTCTTTTTTCTATCACCGGATTAGGGTTGATCGCTGGTTCGACTAATTCTTTGTTATTGGGTATGGGAGTATTTATCGCTGGTTTAAGCACTGGATTAGCTTCGCCGCCTTATGCAGATATTGTTAGTACTAAAATCAATCCAGATAAAAAAGATCAAACAAACTCCTGGATAAATTCAGGTACAAGTATTGGAACTGCGTTTACAGGTATGATCGCACTCACAATGACGAATGATTGGAGACAGGTTTACATTATTTTCGCAATCGTAGCTTTCGTAGTTCTACTACTTAATTATTTTAGTCTTCCACGTAAAAATATTTCTAAAAAAGAGGCATCACCATTATCATTTTTTCCTTACAAAAAGGAGTGGAAAAATGCTATTGGATTAATCAGTGCTTCTATTCTTTTAGGTATCTCTAGTGCCGCATATTGGACTTTTTCACGTGATTATATTATTGGGATTGAACAATTACCAACGTTATTAGGCGATTTATTCTGGGTTCTTATTGGACTATCTGGACTCGCTGGTGGTATGGCTGGTTACTTTGTTTCCAAAATTGGATTAACCAAAGCGTATGTTATAACAATTGTTTTGTTATCCACCGCTTCTTTATTATTAGGGTTATTTCCAACAAATACTCTGAGCGGGATTATTTCTCCCATCCTATTTGGCAGTTCTTATATATTTGTAACAGGATTACTGATAGTATGGGGAACAAATACTTTTATTACTAACGCATCGATTGGTTTAGGTGTGCCATTTTTATTATTAGCTTTAGGGCAAGTGATTGGTTCGATTATTGCAGGAACAATAAGTGAAGCGATAGGTTATCCATTCTTGTTTATTTTTTCTGCTCTAATAGGCTATTTAACAATCTTTATTTGGCCGAAAGAAAAGAATGAGCAAGAAGCTGAACCATTACGTGGCTTACAGTGA
- the hmpA gene encoding NO-inducible flavohemoprotein: MLNTTVPLDKRTTEIIKTTVPVLKEHGETITKHFYKLLLENNPELRNVFNQTNQRKGAQSKALANTVYAAAANIEKLEEILPHVKQIAHKHTSLNIKPEQYPIVGKYLLIAIKEVLGDAATDEIIEAWEKAYFVIADIFISVEKEMYNEKENKIGGWTGFRDFMIIKKVKESKDITSFYLKPVDNLPISTFKPGQYITIKAQVENELYDHLRQYSLSTAPDNNFYRISVKREASSHPFGIVSNYLHDSVEEGSVLPISAPAGDFVLDERDHRPLVLISGGVGLTPIMSMLESVVELQPNRNVIFIHAAKSIDHQAMRERVSEIANSYEQVKQYVVFSNPKNGTDGDKQGYIDCDWLEEVIPTKNAAFYLCGPKPFMSAINHDLQIMDVSDKDIHMELFGPLEPIAK, translated from the coding sequence ATGTTAAATACAACCGTACCTTTAGACAAAAGAACGACAGAAATTATTAAAACCACCGTACCAGTATTAAAAGAACATGGAGAAACCATAACAAAACATTTTTATAAGCTACTTTTAGAAAACAATCCAGAACTAAGAAATGTCTTTAATCAAACAAATCAACGGAAAGGAGCCCAATCTAAAGCACTAGCAAATACGGTATATGCTGCTGCAGCTAACATTGAGAAATTGGAAGAAATATTACCACATGTAAAACAAATTGCACATAAACATACAAGTTTAAATATTAAACCAGAACAATATCCGATTGTTGGTAAATACTTGCTGATAGCGATTAAAGAAGTATTAGGGGATGCAGCTACCGACGAAATTATAGAAGCATGGGAAAAAGCTTATTTTGTTATCGCCGACATCTTTATTTCAGTAGAGAAAGAGATGTACAACGAAAAGGAGAACAAGATTGGTGGGTGGACCGGTTTTCGTGATTTTATGATTATAAAAAAAGTGAAAGAAAGTAAAGACATTACTTCCTTTTATTTAAAACCTGTTGATAATTTACCAATCTCTACCTTCAAACCTGGTCAATATATTACGATAAAAGCTCAGGTAGAAAATGAATTATATGATCATCTACGACAATATAGTTTATCAACTGCACCAGATAATAATTTTTATCGTATTAGTGTAAAACGAGAAGCTTCAAGTCATCCGTTTGGGATTGTATCTAATTATCTACATGATTCTGTGGAGGAGGGATCTGTTTTGCCAATTAGTGCACCTGCAGGTGATTTTGTTTTAGATGAACGTGATCACCGTCCACTAGTTTTAATTAGTGGTGGCGTTGGTTTAACTCCAATCATGAGCATGTTAGAATCCGTTGTAGAACTTCAGCCAAATAGAAATGTTATATTCATTCACGCTGCCAAATCTATCGATCATCAAGCCATGAGAGAAAGAGTATCTGAAATAGCAAATTCTTATGAACAAGTGAAGCAATATGTTGTATTTAGTAACCCCAAGAATGGTACAGATGGAGATAAACAAGGGTATATCGATTGTGACTGGTTAGAAGAAGTGATACCTACAAAAAATGCTGCCTTTTATTTGTGCGGACCTAAGCCTTTCATGAGTGCAATAAACCATGACCTACAAATTATGGATGTCTCCGATAAAGATATTCACATGGAATTATTTGGCCCTCTCGAACCTATTGCGAAGTAA